The window ACAACGTTAACGTGCAGGTACCACCAAGCAACGAAGGACACAAATTgtgtgttagcctttattacaataGGATCGGAATATAAGACCAGAAAAGAGTTACTACAATTACATAGggccttgatgaggccacacttggagcactgtatgcagctttggtctccttactcctGGAAGGATTTAATTGCCTtacagggagtgcaatgaaggttcagtagactgactcctgggataaGGGGATTGTCCTATGGGGGATGATTAAGCAAACTAGGCCTAGATTGtccggagtttagaaggatgggaaATGATGTCATGGAAATACATAAAATTCCAAGAGGGTTTGACCGGATGGACACTGAGATGTTGATTCTCCAGGTCGGAACATCTAAAACATGAAGCGGGGATGGGGGGTTGcggtgtggtgggagtgtgggcatagtctcaggataaaagggtcgatcatttagggctgagataaggagaaaagtcttcagagggttgtgaatctttggaattctctaccccagagggttgcagaagctccatcgttgaatatatttaaggctgagacttttggtctctcagggaattaaggaaaATTGGGAGGTGGCCGCTGAGAGGAGTttaagcccaaggtcagccatgatcaatgtgaatggcgaagcaggtttGACAGGCCGTCTGGTCtactctgttcctatttcttgtgttcttctaCATGGCggccgggtgggggtgggggggtggatacAAGACTAACTTGTGCAACCCATCCTCGTAACTTAACCGTTTTATCcccggtatcattctggtgaatctgcactgcaataTCTCCTAGGCCGATATATCCTCTCTCTGTGTGGATGGCCAGTGTCCGACGAAGCTAGAGTTCGGCaggagtttgtttgtgtgtccgACGCTCAGGGATATTTCCACCGTCTCCCATTGGGTCTCTCTCTGGGTTCAGTTCCTCAATCGAACGGTCGTCATGTTGGAGTGAGTGAATGGCGTGAACGATGGCCAAGAACCAGTTGGTGCTTTTGCTTTAAAAGTTTTTGGTGAGTTTTCCCCGTGGTTGTCCTGTTGTGAGGTTCAAACCAGTGAGGGGAGTGTCGggtggtagggggggtgggggaggcggctCAATGGTCATCGGTcaaaggctgggggggggggtgaaagttCACAGCAGAGTGTCCGGCCCCGGCCCGTCCTGTTGCCGGGGCCGGTGCCCTCGGCAACCGCTGCCCGCATGCACGATGAGGCGCGGGAAGTAAATGGCGTCCTGGTAGGAGGGGGGGTCCTCGGCCGAGAGgccgcccccaccctccccgccgaAGCGCCCGCTCAGGCTGCGGAAGAGGCAGGCCCGGCCTGAGCTCTGCAGCCGGCCCAGCGAGAAGCGGCTGCGGCTGAAGGGCAGGCGGGCGGCCGGCTCGCGGGAGGGCAGCGAGGAGCTGCTGACCGTCCGCCGGCAGCGCTGGCACCGCTGCAGGTAGGCagcggaggaggaggacgaggccTCCATCAGCATGGCCTCCGAGTAGCTGGGCACCAGCTGCTGGTTGGAGCGGATGTGCCACTCCAGCTCGGTCATGTCGATGGTGTTGACCCGGGAGATGCGGCGTCCGTAGGGCCCGGCCTCCTCGGGGGTCAGCAGCAGCCCCTCGTCCAGGCCGAAGAGCTTCTCCACGTGATAGTGGACGTAGGCCGTGCGGTACTCAGCCAAAACCCGGAGCGGCCACGAGAGCACCAGGAAGGAGAGCGTCCAGAAGATGTAGCGGGAGACGTACCAGGGTGGGTTCTTGGGGTCAGAGAAGGCCACCATGTGCTCCTTGAAGTCAACGTTCTTCAAGTGCATCCCCTCGCGGGCCTCCATGTAGTCGTCCAGGCCCTCGTTCTCGCTGAAGAAGCGGGCCCGCTGGGTCAGGTAGGAGGTCTCTGACTCGGCGCTGGCAAAGCTGAAGCACTTGGTGAAGCGGAGCTTGGTGGCCGGGTACTCGCTGAGGCCCAGCAGCTCCTTGGAGATGTCCCTGACCCCGTGCCGGGAGTAATCGAACTCTGACTCGGAGAGGTGGGTGTTGACCCGCTCGTGGTAGACCTGCGTGGTGGTGTAGGCATCGCCGTTGCGGTAGCGCGTGACCTGCCGGGTCCTCCGGATGTAGTGGTAGCTGATGGCCTTCCACCAGATGCAGGGGGTGGCCTGTTGGAGGCGTTGGATCCGCTCGTATACACTGTTGACGTCGACCTTGTGCTGCATCTCGTTCTTGGTGTAGCAGTGCCAGCACTCCACCAGGTATACCACGTAGAGCATCATGAGGAAGGCCAGGGGGATGTACACGTAGCCACTGGAGCAGGGGCTCTCATGGTAGATCATCGACTCACCGCCATATGGTTTGTTGAAGGCCAGTCGGGTCACCTTGGACAGGTGGCACCAGGTCACCACGCCGAAGCAGCCGTACATCAGGAGGGTCAGGACGAGGCATTTCCAGTGAGACTCCCGGCACAGCGAACCACTCAGGGACTGTTTCAAGGGCCGCTGCTGCTTTGGGGACATCCcaggtgcagggtggggggttaTTGGTGGGAAGTGAAGAGAAAAGCAGAAAATAGTTTAGTTACAAAATTGCTCTTTGTACGGCATTTAATCTACCTCACAAAATTCCACAATCAGTCAAAGGCTATTACTCCCTGTTTCTGGTGAAAGCCAAGAAAATGTTGGGGACATTTAGAGGTCAATTGCTGCTATTGAGGTGTAATATACGTATTTGAAGGCAATTAGAGGTCAATTGCTGCTATTGAGGTGTAATATACGTAtttgagggcaattagaggtCAATTGCTGCTACCGAGATGTAATGTACATATTTGAAGGCAATTAGAGGTTAATTGCTGCTACTGAGGTGTAACACAGGGTGAGGAAATTCAGTGGTTAATTTCTGCTACTGATGTGTAATGCACAGCTTTGACAACAAATAGTGGTCAGTTGCTGCTACAGAGGTGCAATGCACATCTTTGAGTGCAATCAGAAAACAGTTTTGCTGCTGAGATGGAACATGCATCTTTAAAGGGTAATTAGAGGCCAATTGCTTCTACTGAGGCGTAACACATATCTGGAGAGGACAATTAGAGGTCAACTGCTGTTACTCAGGTGTAACGCACATCTTTGAGGTCAATTAGAGACTAATTGCTAGTACTAAAAACATCCTTAGGTCAGTTAGAGACTAATTATTATTATAGAGGAAAGTCAAGGAACTTTCTGAGGTCAGTTAGAAGCTAATTGTTATGAGGGAAATTTGAATCTAGTATGTTGGCTGCTTGCAAATCTCAGCCAGCTACCTAAAGAACAGacaaataaataaattatttCTTTAGTATATTCCTTTTCTAAAAGATGTAACTGTAAGGAACATTTCTTTCTATTTCCTGTTGGACTgtggtaaaattacaatggctgcagttgaaagacatcgccactggaacaggatgagaaatatatacaatgttgcagtcctggaacagagtatgCTGTGAAAGataggatggtgccagaaaggagtcctggaccaagggagctgcctgacaacagcattttaattggctcctgaccaggtctTGTGTGAGGACAGCAGAATAattcctagcctgaaaggaacaagacatAAAATCTCttcctcctgtgtgtggaagatttaGCCAGTAATAGCCagctgttttttctctctcctcatatctctataacctgctctctttctcaaaaCCCCTGTCaaaaggcaaaggggaaaatcactgttcaAGACACTGAAAGGCAAGTACACAACCAGCGAAATATGGACTGAAAGTGCTGAAAGACCATCTCGTGTCattaacaaagaactgaaaggagttTGAAAGAcgtcgatcaaaatcaacccatcgaatcctgtgctccggaattggtgctattgaactcttttatcccacctttaaaatccatgttttgtgtgtcttgtatgtgtgtgtatttaagaAGGGGGGTAAGAGTTTAAGTTAtaatgttagaagttagcagttcatatttctttcttttgccactggttaatgacagtttgttcaataaacagttatttacttattaagtttacaaacctggtgctcgtattctgttaacccaaattaaacagttgggtagaattggggcaatctggtggtttggtcaaacattTCACATTTGTTACAGCTcctggagcagtggggcttgttattacagtgcactatccccagcgaGTTGTCATATAACagatttattaaaatatttaaggTAATAAGGTGCCTTATGCTGCCTCATTAATTTATGGTGGATGCAACTAGCTAATAAACCTCCTGTAGCATTGCTCAGTTACTTAGTGATTACACAGCTGGGCAAAAATGCCTGGTTGGTGGGCAGAATTAGATAACGTGTAACATATATATTGTAACCGGGTACTTtgtcacagagtgagagagataccaTTACACCTTTATGGGAAAGATTTTAAGTTTTAGATTAATAcagggcaatggagagagagagagcagggcagtgggtttagtttaTGATTgatgcagggccatggggagagagtggggcagtgggattagtttgggattgatactgacctatggggatagagtagggcagtgggattagtttgggattgatactgggctatggggaaggagtgggccagtgggattagtttgggattgatacagggctatggggagagagtggggcagtgggattagtttgggattgatacagggctatggggagagagtggggcagtgggattagtttgggattgatacagggctatggggagagagtggggcagtgggattagtttgggattgatacagggctatggggagagagtggggcagtgggattagtgtgggattgatacagggctatggggagagagtggggcagtgggattagtttgggattgatacagggctatggggagagaatggggcagtgggattagtgtgggattgatacagggctatggggagagagtggggcagtgggattagtttgggattgatacaaggctatggggagagagcggggcagtgggattagtttgggattgatacagggctatggggagagagtggggcagtgggattagtgtgggattgatacagggctaaggggagagagtggggcagtgggattagtgtgggattgatacagggctatggtgagagagtggggcagtgggattagtttgggattgatacagggctatggggagagagtggggcagtgggattagtttgggattgatacaaggctatggggagagagtgaggcagtgggattagtttgggattgatacagggctatggggagagcggggcagtgggattagtttgggattgatacagggctatggggagagagtggggcagtgggattagtttgggattgatacagggctatggggagagagtggggcagtgggataagtttgggattgatacaaggctatggggagagagtggggcagtgggattagtttgggattgatacagggctatggggagagagtggggcagtgggattagtttgggattgatacagggctttgagGAGAGAcaagacagtgggattagtttgggattgatacaaggctatggggagagagtggggcagtgggattagtttgggattgatacagggagatggggagagagtggggcagtgggattagtttgggattgatacaaggctatggggagagagtggggcagtgggattagtttgggattgatactgggctatggggagagagtggggcagtgggattagtttgggattgatacaaggctatggggagagagcggggcagtgggattagtttgggattgatacagggctatggggagagagtggggcagtgggattagtttgggattgatacagggctttgaggagagagtggggcagtgggattagtttgggattgatacaaggctatggggagagagcggggcagtgggattagtttgggattgatacagggctatggggagagagtggggcagtgggattagtttgggattgatacagggctatggggagagagtggggcagtgggattagtttgggattgatacagggctatggggagagagtggggcagtgggattagtttgggattgatacagggctatggggagagagtggggcagtgggattagtttgggattgatacagggctatggggagagagtggggcagtgggattagtttgggattgatacagggctatgggagtgAGCACAGACTAGTTTGGGATAATTTGGTGATAAGGGTTACACTGCCACTGTAGTAACTCGGGTGAGACGAGGGAGATTTCAGTAACGAggtcagggttgggggtgggggggtggcgggtgggggatggtgaggtgagggggcagtgttcccccccccccccccccccccccccccccccccccccccccccccccccccagccatgCTTCCATTAAGGCCGTAATCCTGATGCAATCGCCCACAATAAGTTCACAAGGTAAAGTGCCTGGTTCACCAATGAATAGACGTTCTGCATAGAGTGGGGGCAGTGAGAGCTGACGGGCGCGGAGTTAGGAGCTGGGAGGAGTGAGGGGGGCAGAGGCAAGAAGCAGGTTGTAAGAATTAGCCCTCGGCGGGCACACTCGGCTGTAAAGTTGGGCGAAATGGCGTCAGATGGGGGTAATTGGGTTGCTGCGTGTGGGGAGGGAGCTAACAGTGCCTTGATGGACccttcagagagagacagcggggaGCTGTAGCGTTATCTAGGAGGGAGTCAGATCGAATTCACCGTATCCCACCGGTGGAAGTTCCGAGAACGAGGGGGGacgcagatttaaggtgattggcaggaGGAACGATGGCGACACGAGGACAAACCTTTTCATgcggtgagtggttaggatccggaatgcgcTGCCAGAGCGTGCGGCGGAGGctggttcaatcgaggctttcgaAGGGggaaattggattgttatctgaacaTGCAGGGTTACGTTGAGAAGGGGTGTGGGAATGACAGCAGGCGAGTTTGCTCATTCCACAGGCAGAATGACCTCGTTCTGTGATTCCGTATCCGATCCAGTCTAGACCAGTGCTCCGCTGTTTTATAAATTACCCCAGGGTTGTAGACGGACTCCTGATCTGGCCCCCACAGGAGATTTTGCCACCTCTCGGCTCAGCTGGGAAGCCTCAAAGACTGACAGACGTGTAGCATCCTGCCTGCCCTCAGATGCTGCATCTGAATTGCAGTGTTATCAGTGAGCAGTTCTCGCTGCAAGCAgatttctctcccctctccctttcacagccTGACTTTCGTGCATTATTAAAAATTCATTGCTCCAAAAATAGCAACCCGGCTGCCAGCTCACGGCCCCTCTTCCCTGCGCCTGCCGAGCGAGCTGCCTCCTGCCGTGCCCAGCTCAGAAGCTTGGCTGCACACCAGGCAGGGGCAGGAAATAAAGATCTGCGGCCCAGAATCCGCTGAGCCACAAACCGCCGGCAACTTGCAGTGGAGGGGGACAGGAACCTCACCGACTGCGAATCGCTACAAATTGCCAGATGTGCTGCAGTTGCTCCGCCGTATGCCTCAGGGAAAATGGCAGCTCGTCCTCTGCCTTCCCGTCAGTTTCAGGCAGTCGCTGCATTTTGGCATTTTTTTTAGATATACAAAGggcaagagagaggcaaaagtggacattgggccgctggaaaatgacgctgcagaagtagtagtggggaacaaagaaatggcggcggaagtgaataggtactttgcgtcagtcttcacagtggaagacgcaagtaacatccccaaagttcaagagagtcggggggcagaggtgagtatggtggccattaccaaggagaaggtgctagggaaagtgaaaggtctgaaggtggataaatcacctgggccagatggattacaccccagagttctgaaggagatagctgaagagatagtggaggggttagtggtgatctttcaggaatcactggagtcagggagggtcccacaggactggaaaatcgctaatgtaacccccttgtttaagaatggagtgaggcaaaagacgggaaattacaggccgattagcctgacctcagtcgttggtaagattttagagtccattattaaggatgagatttcagaatacctggaagtgcatggtaaaatagggcaaagtcagcatggtttcatcaaggggaggtcatgcctgacaaatctgttagaattctttgaggaggtaatgagcaggttagacaaaggagagccaatggatgttatctacttggacttccagaaggcctttgacaaggtgccgcacaggaggctgctcagtaagataagagcccatggtgttagaggcaaggaactagcatggatagaagattggctgtctggcagggggcagagagtggggataagggggtccttctcaggatggtggccagtgactagtggatttccgcaggagtcagtgtcaggaccacaacttttcactttatacattaatgatctagatgaaggaactgagggcatcctggctaagtttgcagatgatacaaagataagtggagggacaggtagtattgaggaggcagggaggctgcagaaggatttggacaggttaggagaatgggcaaagatttggcagatggaatacaacgtgaggtcatgcactttggcaggaagaatagaggcatagactattttctaaatggggagagaattcagaaatctggagtgcaaagggacttgggagtcctagtccaggattctcttaaggttaacttgcaggttgagtcggtagttaggaaggcaaatgcaatgttggcatttatttcgagaggactagaatataaaagcagggatgtgctgctgaggctttataaggctctggtcagaccacattcaaaatattgtgagcaattctgggccccgtatctcaggaaggatgttctggccctggagagggtccagaggagattcacgagaacgatcccaggaatgaaaggcttaacatatgaggaacgtttgaggattctgaGTCTagactcgatggagtttagaaggatgaggagggatctgattgaaacttacagaatagtgaaaggcctggatagagtggacgtggggaagatgtttccattagtaggagagactaggacccgagggcacagcctcagagtaaagggaagaccttttagaacagagatgaggagaaacttctttagccagagagtggtgaatctatggaatgcattgccacagaaggctgtggaggccaggtcattgagtgtacttaagatcAAGATAGATAGctccttgattggtaag of the Carcharodon carcharias isolate sCarCar2 chromosome 37 unlocalized genomic scaffold, sCarCar2.pri SUPER_37_unloc_1, whole genome shotgun sequence genome contains:
- the LOC121274495 gene encoding transmembrane protein 151B-like — encoded protein: MQSVSAAVNGGATPSLQDAREEQRPLKQSLSGSLCRESHWKCLVLTLLMYGCFGVVTWCHLSKVTRLAFNKPYGGESMIYHESPCSSGYVYIPLAFLMMLYVVYLVECWHCYTKNEMQHKVDVNSVYERIQRLQQATPCIWWKAISYHYIRRTRQVTRYRNGDAYTTTQVYHERVNTHLSESEFDYSRHGVRDISKELLGLSEYPATKLRFTKCFSFASAESETSYLTQRARFFSENEGLDDYMEAREGMHLKNVDFKEHMVAFSDPKNPPWYVSRYIFWTLSFLVLSWPLRVLAEYRTAYVHYHVEKLFGLDEGLLLTPEEAGPYGRRISRVNTIDMTELEWHIRSNQQLVPSYSEAMLMEASSSSSAAYLQRCQRCRRTVSSSSLPSREPAARLPFSRSRFSLGRLQSSGRACLFRSLSGRFGGEGGGGLSAEDPPSYQDAIYFPRLIVHAGSGCRGHRPRQQDGPGPDTLL